In the genome of Dyadobacter fermentans DSM 18053, the window GTAGTGTTGTTACCGATGTTCGGAATAGGCGGGATACGCGGCGCTTCCAGTACGGCAGGGCGCGAATCCGGCCCGCCGAATGCGGAGCCGATTGTAAAAAACACGCTATTCTGGGCATTTGCGGCACCTTCGCCGTTCTGCATATCGAAATAGGCAGTCAGTTTGATCTCGTAAGTATGACGATCGGAACCTGCCGGGCTGATCCGTCGGGCAGTGATTTCCCCGGCGCGTATGTGTGTGGCCATGGCCGAATAGCCATTGCATAGCAGAGCGAGGAAAAGAAAGTATAAAGTAATTCGTAAAACAGAGCGCATAGATCCGTGTCGTGCTAATAATGATAGGGAAGTAATGGCAGGCGCCACATCTCCTGTCAGATACCTTAAATCAACGAAAATTCAGCTAAAAATGTGTGCTTCGGGAATGAATATAATATGCTGTTTCGTAAACTTACAAAACAACTTTATAAATCATAGATGAATTGTAACAAACTCCCGAAGCGCTCCAATTAGCGCTCTGATGTGATTTGCGTTGCTACCTCAGCAACTGTACCCAGCCTTTCATGCTCGTCTCGGTGCCCTGTTTTTTGGATGATTCAAAATAGATCGTCAGCTCGTAGTAGTATTGGCCGGCCGCAAGCTCTTTCCCCCCGTTCGTTTTACCGTCCCAATTGATATTCACGTCCCTGGTCGAAAACACCTCCGCACCCCAGCGGTTGAATGCCTTGAATTCCAGGGATTGTACAAATGCCGGGCATTCATAAGGTTGGAAAATGTCGTTTTTGGCATCGCCGTTCGGTGTGAATACATTGGGCAAAACATACATCGGGCAATTGTCCCTGCAAACGGTGTTGCTCGGCGCACTCTCGGTCCCGAATTTGTTGACGGCCGTCACATAATAACACCCGGCAAAAGACGTCAGTCCCTCGTGGTCATAAGCCGTTTGCAGCGGCGACGGCGGGGTAGTGATGGTCGTGATGAGCGTTGGCGTGTCGCCCTCATATCTTGCATAGTACACGCGGTAGGCGGTCACGAGCGGGTCGCAGTCACGGCCGCCGGCTTGCTGGGGATATTGCCACGTGAGGTGGTTGGTGAATCCGATGGTGTTGCAGAACGCCTGCGGAATGTTTTGAAGCGAGTCGCAATTGAGCGGATCGAGGCTCAGCACCGGCGGACAGGGCTTAATCGTATCCGATGGTGAAATGCAAAGGATTTGAGAAAAATTATACAATACGGCCGGTTTGATCTGACTGTTATTGTAAGAGCCCACCGTCTCCACTTTGTAGCAATAGGTAGAGTCTTTGGCAATACTCACATTCACGACGCCATCGGCAGCATACTGGTCGGTGCCGTCATCCACGAAACTGAACGTTTGCGGTCCCTGCACTGATACTTCCGCAATGCGGTTGAACGTGCCGGGCCGGGCTTTGTCCTCGCGGTAAATCCGATGAACGCGGTTATTGTTGCTCCACGGCACCAACGCGCTCCATTTCAGCCCGATCTGATTGGGCTGCGCCGCATCTTGTTCGAGCCTTACAGAGCTGGCCGTTTTCGTTTCGTCAAACTTCGTTAGCTGCCCGTTTACGGTGGTGTAATATTCGAGTTTGTAATTGTAGGCGTTGGCTTCGGTGTCGAGGTTTCGGTCCACGAACAGTGTGTCGCGCGCGCCTGCCGCGAGGTTTGTATTAATGGTTGCAATTTGTGTAAACGCCGTGCCATTCTGTCCCGTAGCCCTGAAAAGCCGGTATTGCGCCGGAAGTCCCGCGGCAGCGGCCGGCCTCATCCATTTAACCGTGATCACACCTTTGGTAGTGCTGGTGGAATCGACCGTCACATTGGTAATGACGGGCATCACAACGGGTAAATTGAGGCAAAACTCCGGTGAGGCGATGCTTTCGCCGCCGCCAATCAGATACCCCGGTTCGCCGGGAGAGGCGCCGGGTCTCGGAAACAGCACCACAATGCGGTAAGAATAGGAAACGCCCGGGCGCAGGCCGTCGCCATTGTTATTGTCGAGGAATGTAGTCTCATCCACGTCCACCCTGCCAATTTCCTGGTAGCCGGAGCCCGCCGGAATGCCAGGGCTGCACACATCGTCCGGAATATCGGTGCATTGCTCGGCACGATAAATGGCGATTTTCGCGCCGGCAATCTGGCATTTGTAGGCATCCCATGTGAGCCGGTAAGCGGTGCCGGCCGGGTCGGTGGCGGCAACGCCTTTCAGGCCGGTAGGTTTGGGACCGTACACACGGATATTCCAGGTCGTCATGTCGGCCAGTTTCCTGAACAGCGAAGGGTTCGGATAGCCCGGAGGCGCCGCGTCCTCGACTTTGAAGAGCACATTGTATGGTTCCAGTCTGATATGCTCGCAGGAAGTTTGCCAAACGAACGTGCCGGTAACCGAGCTCTGCGAACCCTGCCCGGATACGGTGAAACTGGCCACGGCCGGTTTGATCAGTGTCGGATCATAAACACCGCTCGCCGAAGTCAGGTTGAGCCTGTCGCCGTTTCTGTCGGTGGCGGTCACTCTTTGGTTGATAAGCGTGCCGGCTTCCACGCAAATGTCCGGTAAGGGCGGAACCGCGGGCCGGTCGTTTCGCACATCGTCGACGATGATCTGCATATCTCGGACGATCTGCCCGATCAGTGCCCCGTCGCGCCATTCTTCCACGACAAACGCGACGTTATAATATCCTTTTGTTACCGGTGCATTCCAGATGATGTCGCCCGTAACCCGGTTAATGGCAAAAGTGGCCGGCGAGCCGCCCGTTTCGGTTTGGCCGGGAGGTGTCACGGTGTTGGGGTCCTGGTATTCCAGGTTCACGCCTACTCCGTTGGCGCCGGCTTGCTGGGGAGTGAACATGCGGTAAGCAATGCTGTCGCCATCGGCGTCGAATGCGCCAGGGTTATGAATATAGCGCTGGCCCACCGCGGCGAGGTCGATCGGAGCGTTTCGGAGAACGGGAGTGCGGTTCAAACCAAATGTGGCATTGATCTCGAGCACCGTGCTGACATAGAAGTTAAGCCGGTTGGTAGGCTCTGGGCCAATATTCAGTACGCCATCGTTTCTTGCATCCACTTCCATGGAAATACGGTAGGCGCCGGTGGTCGGGAAGGTGTAGGTGGCGATGTAGGTATTCATGGTGGTGTTATTCCCGATGTCCACAATCGGCATTATTCTCGGCGCCTCGATGGTTACCGGCGTGCCCGTAGACTGCACATTCCCTATTTTGAAGAAGACCGATGTCTGCCGGTCCGCAGCGTCTTTTCCACTGACCATGTCAAAATAGCCGGTGACTTTGATCTCGTAGATGTGCGATGTGAGCGACATCCTGCGCGCAGTGATTTCGCCGGCCCGGAAGTGGGTCGCAAATGCCTGGCTGAACGCAAGCGTCAGCATGAGAATTACAAGCAGGATGCGGGCAGATAGAGGTCTGATCATGGGTAGGTTCGTTGGTCATCCGGTTATGTAATACCTCAACGAAATGCCTGTTTAAAAATGTGTGCTATTCGGTTACAAAATAGTTTGAAAGAATCGGCTGAGGCCTTCGGTCTGAGCGCCTTGGATTTACAAGAACTATTCAGTCTAAATAATTCTTAATAATGATTATAAATAAACAAAGCGGTTTGCAAAAATGAAACGGATTCTTTGCCTTGCTAACGTTTGTGATATACCTTTGAAAGGTTCTAAATATACCTCAATTTTTTGCACTAAAACCATTCGTTTTTGTTATGTCGTGGTTTTCACAAACGTTAACGAGCTCTATCGGGAAAAAACTTTTGATGGCTCTTACCGGACTTTTTCTGATTAGCTTTCTGGTGATTCATGCCACCATCAATGCCATGATTTTTTACAATGATGGCGGGGAGACTTTTTCGCATTGGGGGCACTTCATGGGTACCAACCCGATTATACGTACGCTTGAAATCGGCCTCGTTGCGGGCTTCATCATCCATATCGCCGACGGTCTGATCCTCTGGAAAAACAACCGTGAGGCACGTCCGGTAGGTTACGCGGTCAGCAATGCATCGGCCAACAGCACCTGGTACTCGCGCAGCATGGGCTTGCTCGGAACTTTGCTTTTGATCTTCCTGGTGATCCACACTTCGCACTTCTGGATTCCTAACCGGTCCAACCAGTTTGCCACAGGCGAGGAGCTGGACTTGTACCAGATGATGCTCGATATCTTCCAGAACCCGATCGTGGTGTTGATTTATGTGTTGGGCTGCGTGTCGCTTTTCTGGCATTTGCTGCACGGTTTCAAAAGCGCATTCCAGTCGCTGGGCCTCAACCACGTGAAGTACAATGGCATCATCTCGTGGATTGGAACTGCATTCTCGATTGTCATTCCGATCCTCTTCGCGCTGATGCCGATCTCGATTTATCTGGGCTGGGTGAAGTAATCCCGGCAAGTTTCATTTTCAAATTTCTGATTAAATAATATTTGATATGGCAACGTCATCTCGTCTGGATGCCAAAATACCGCAAGGAACGCTTGAAAGTAAATGGAGCAAATACCGCTCGTCAGTACCTCTTGTAAACCCTGCCAACAAACGTAACCTGGAAATCATCGTGGTTGGAACAGGCCTCGCAGGTGCTTCGGCGGCTGCTACCCTGGCTGAGCTCGGTTACAAAGTAAAAGCGTTCTGTTTTCAGGATTCGCCACGTCGTGCGCACTCGATCGCAGCGCAAGGCGGGATCAATGCAGCAAAAAACTACCAGAATGACGGTGACTCGGTTTACCGTCTTTTTTATGATACCATTAAAGGCGGTGACTACCGGGCGCGTGAAGCGAACGTGCACCGCCTGGCCGAAGTTTCGGGTAACATTATCGACCAATGCGTAGCGGCGGGTGTGCCTTTCGCCCGTGAGTACGGCGGCTTGCTGTCCAACCGCTCTTTCGGTGGAACGCAGGTACAGCGTACCTTCTACGCAGCGGGCCAGACGGGCCAGCAACTTTTGCTGGGAGCCTATTCCGGCTTGCAGCGCCAGGTGGGTATGGGTACCGTAAAAATGTACAACCGCCACGAAATGCTCGACGTCGTGAATATCGATGGCAAATGCCGCGGTATCATCGCACGTAACCTCATTACAGGCGAGATCGAAAGACATGCAGGCCACGCCGTATTGCTTTGTACAGGTGGTTACGGAAACGTGTTCTACCTTTCCACGAATGCAATGGGCAGCAATGTGACCGCGGCATGGAAAGCCCACAAACGCGGTGCATTCTTCGGTAACCCTTGTTTTACCCAAATCCACCCGACTTGTATCCCCGTTTCCGGCGAACATCAGTCGAAACTGACCCTGATGTCGGAATCGTTGCGTAACGACGGCCGTATCTGGGTTCCCAAAAAGCAGAATGATACCCGCCCGGGCAACGAAATTCCTGAAAACGAGCGCGATTACTACCTTGAACGCCGTTACCCTGCATTCGGTAACCTCGTACCGCGCGATATCGCGTCGCGGGCGGCGAAAGAACGTTGCGATGCCGGTTACGGTGTAGGAACTTCCAAGCTGGCCGTTTACCTCGATTTCGCTGCGGCGGTAGAGCGTTACGGACGTGCCGAGGCGAATAAGAACAATATTCACAATGCGTCCGAAGCCGACATTATCACGTGGGGTAAGGCCGTTGTGAAAGAAAAATATGGTAACCTCTTCGATATGTATAAGCAAATCACGGGTGAAGATCCGTATGAAGTGCCTATGCGTATCTATCCTGCGGTGCACTACACCATGGGCGGCCTTTGGGTGGATTACAACCTGATGACCACCGTGCCCGGCTTGTACTCGCTTGGTGAGGCCAACTTCTCCGACCACGGCGCCAACCGCCTCGGTGCTTCGGCATTGATGCAGGGCCTTGCCGACGGTTATTTCGTGATTCCGTACACCATCGGTGCTTACCTGGCGAGCGAAATCCGTACCGGAAAGATCTCTACCGACCACGAAGCATTCGTGAAAGCGGAAGCCGAAGTGAAAGAGCGTATCGACACATTGCTGCGCATTCAGGGTAAAACATCTCCTGAGCTTTTCCACCGCCGTTTGGGCAAGATTATGTGGGAAAAATGCGGAATGGCGCGTAATGCGGAAGGTTTGAAAGAAGCGATCCAGGAAATCCGTCAGCTGAGAAGAGACTTCTGGTCGGACGTGAAAGTAATGGGAACCGCCAACTACTTCAACCCCGAACTCGACAAGGCAAACCGCGTTGCAGACTTCATCGAACTTGGCGAGCTGATGTGTATCGACGCGCTGGACCGTAACGAATCCTGCGGTGGCCACTTTCGCGAGGAGTACCAGACCGAAGAAGGCGAAGCATTGCGCGACGACGAGAACTATATGTATGTATCGGCCTGGGAGCACAAAGGTCCTGAGAACTGGGAGCTTCACAAGGAAGAGCTGGTGTACGAAAACATCAAAATCGCTCAGCGCAGCTATAAATAAGACCTCCTGTGGCATGGATTTATGTCACGCATAAAAGAAGAATCAGATATAAAGAATATAGGTATGGAAGGAAATATGAGGTTGTCTCTCAAAGTTTGGAGACAAAGCAATAAAGACGCAGCGGGAGGTTTCGAGGAATACAAACTGGACCATGTTTCTCCCGATATGTCATTTCTTGAAATGTTCGATGTATTGAACGAGCAACTCATCGAGGAAGGAAAAGAACCTGTATCATTCGACCACGACTGCCGCGAGGGTATTTGCGGGGCTTGTTCGATGTATATAAATGGCCGTCCGCATGGACCGTTGCGCGGGGTAACCACCTGCCAACTGCACATGCGTTCGTTCAACGACGGGGATACTATCGTGGTAGAGCCATGGAGAGCGCAGGCTTTCCCGGTGATCAAAGACCTCGTGGTAGACCGTGACGCATTCGACCGCGTGATTTCTGCGGGCGGTTTCGTATCGGTGAACACCGGTAATGCACAGGATGCAAACGCATTGCCGATCGCGAAAGAAGCTGCTGACGACGCATTTGCAGCAGCAGCATGTATCGGTTGCGGCGCTTGCGTAGCGGCTTGTAAAAATGCTTCCGCAATGCTTTTCGTATCTGCCAAAATCTCCCAGCTGGCATTGTTGCCGCAAGGACAGGCAGAACGCAGCATCCGCGCCGAGAAAATGGTCGCTCAAATGGACGCAGAAGGCTTCGGAGCCTGCACCAACACCGGTGCCTGCTCAGCAGAATGCCCTAAGGAAATTAGCCTCGAAAACATCGCCCGCATGAACCGCGAGTACATCGGCGCGAAATTCTCGTCTTCGGCGGTTTAAAATATATAATGCACTGCGCAGGGCAGTCGGGCAACCGGCTGCCCTGTTTTTGTTAGGGAAAGGGCTGGAATCTGTTAATGTTTCAAAATGTTTATATTGCATTAGGAAAGTAAACAACGACATGGATACGGTAGAATTGAGATACAAGCCTCTGCGTCTTGATGATGAATTCTACGAGTTTTGCCGGGAGAATGATCAACTCAAAATAGAGAGGGATAGCGAAGGAACGCTCTATATTATTTCAAATAGTGGCGGAACTACGGGAATCTTGAATTCGATCATCAACTACTGGCTGATGCATTGGCACCTTGCGAGGAATTTGGGCCATGTTTTTGATTCATCGACAGCTTTTCGTCTTCCTAACACCTCGGTAAGATCTCCTGACGCCTCGTGGGTCTCCAATGAAAAATGGGAATACCTGACGGACGCCGAACAAACAAAGTTTCCACCTGTTTGTCCTGACTTTGTGATTGAGTTGCTATCAGCAAATGATGATTTACACACCATTCAGAAAAAGATTCAAAGCGAATGGATTGAAAACGGATGCAGCCTGGCTTGGCTTATCGATCCATTTACAGAGACAGCTTATGTGTATCGACCGAATGCGGATGTCGAGGCTGTCAGCGGATTCAGCCAGCTATTATCGGGGGGAAACGTGCTTGAAGGCTTTGAATTCGATTTAAGCAAACTCAAAATATAAATCCATTTACACCAAAAATCAGCGAAGCAGACGATCTCCCGACCGTCTGCTTCGCTGATTTATTCGATTCAGAAATACTACTTCTTCTTGGTAGTATCAGCTGCGGCAGGTTTGCCGGCGTTTTTGTATTCTTTATTCAAACCTTCTACGATCTTCTGCGTTACATCCAGAGACGGGTTTGCGAAGAGGATGCCGCCGCCCAGTGAGTAGCCAAGCACGTATTCGTAGCCGTTTTCTTTGTTGTATTTGTCGATGTAAGAACGGATGTTTTTGTAGAGTTCTTCATTCTTTTTAGCTTCCTCCTGGCCCAATGCCTGTGCCGATTGATCGCGGTAGGCCATCAGGTCCTGCTGCTTTTTCATGAGCTGTGCTTCTGTGGAGCGCGCTTGCTCGGGGGTCATGGTCGCGGCGCGTTGCTGGAAGAAAGCTACTTCATTTTGCAAAGAGCGTCCTTTGGTAGTCAGCTCGTTTTCAAGCTGGAAATTCTTGTTTTCAAGCTCTTTTCTGGTATCCTTGAAGAAATCGTAGTTTTTCAGAAGTGAATCCACCTGAACGTAAACAGTGCGGCGGCCTTCCACTACTGCACCATCTGCGGCTGCGCCCGAATCTGACGATTTGCTTGAAAAATGTAGGAAGAATAACACCGCCACAGCAAGCGAAAGGACGACGTTCCAGATCAATGAAGTATTGTTGTTCACGTTTTTAAGGTTTATTGTTTTTGAACGAGCCGCAAAGATAATGATTTGTGTTTAAGTACAATGAATATGTATCCTCCCGAAAGCCGCTCCGGAGGCCCGCTTCAAAGCCCGCTACACCGCTGCCAGCCGGTAGCAGAAGCGCCAACTCAGGGAGCCGTCCCGGCAGCTGGGACGGAACTCCGGCGGAAGATTTGCCGCACCCAATATCCCGCCAGGCCCGAAAAGCCGCCTACCAGCCCGCCCACGATCGCCGTGACCAGCAGAAGCACTATCCCGTTCGGCAACATGAATATCTTCGCGACACGGTCGGACAGGGCACCGTCGGAAATGAAATGCTGATAATAGCCGTAAAGCAGCCATGGCACGGCAATACCGCCAAAACCCGCCCAGAATGCCCCTCGGAACGTTACCGGGCGCCAGGCGAGCACCACGAACGGAACAATGGCAATGACCCACCAGGGGGTGAATATTTGCAACACGGCCGACAGAATGGCTATGATCAGAAAATTCATAAGTTCCGGATTAACGTTTTTGCAATACAAGACTCGACGCGAGACGCGGCACTTTCTGGTCGGGCGATGTGAGGTAGATTAACTCATTCAGCTCGCCTTTCTCCCACTTTTCCAGCAAATTGAGGTAATAAGGGCTACCCGGATTTCCTGACTGACCGCCCGGGAAGATGCCATACGCCCGGGGCGTCGGCCCCAGTTCCACCACCATCCGCCAGGATGGCCCCTTTCGCTTCGTCATGGCATTCACAATGCTGCTGCCGCCGCCGGTTAACAGCGGTGGCGCGTTGAAGGGTTTAATGCTGCGGCTCAAATGCCTTATTTCGGCATCTTTCACCTTCGACCATTGCCACTCAGGGCTCATAGCGCCCTTGCG includes:
- a CDS encoding succinate dehydrogenase cytochrome b subunit, producing the protein MALTGLFLISFLVIHATINAMIFYNDGGETFSHWGHFMGTNPIIRTLEIGLVAGFIIHIADGLILWKNNREARPVGYAVSNASANSTWYSRSMGLLGTLLLIFLVIHTSHFWIPNRSNQFATGEELDLYQMMLDIFQNPIVVLIYVLGCVSLFWHLLHGFKSAFQSLGLNHVKYNGIISWIGTAFSIVIPILFALMPISIYLGWVK
- a CDS encoding succinate dehydrogenase/fumarate reductase iron-sulfur subunit, giving the protein MRLSLKVWRQSNKDAAGGFEEYKLDHVSPDMSFLEMFDVLNEQLIEEGKEPVSFDHDCREGICGACSMYINGRPHGPLRGVTTCQLHMRSFNDGDTIVVEPWRAQAFPVIKDLVVDRDAFDRVISAGGFVSVNTGNAQDANALPIAKEAADDAFAAAACIGCGACVAACKNASAMLFVSAKISQLALLPQGQAERSIRAEKMVAQMDAEGFGACTNTGACSAECPKEISLENIARMNREYIGAKFSSSAV
- a CDS encoding fumarate reductase/succinate dehydrogenase flavoprotein subunit, whose protein sequence is MATSSRLDAKIPQGTLESKWSKYRSSVPLVNPANKRNLEIIVVGTGLAGASAAATLAELGYKVKAFCFQDSPRRAHSIAAQGGINAAKNYQNDGDSVYRLFYDTIKGGDYRAREANVHRLAEVSGNIIDQCVAAGVPFAREYGGLLSNRSFGGTQVQRTFYAAGQTGQQLLLGAYSGLQRQVGMGTVKMYNRHEMLDVVNIDGKCRGIIARNLITGEIERHAGHAVLLCTGGYGNVFYLSTNAMGSNVTAAWKAHKRGAFFGNPCFTQIHPTCIPVSGEHQSKLTLMSESLRNDGRIWVPKKQNDTRPGNEIPENERDYYLERRYPAFGNLVPRDIASRAAKERCDAGYGVGTSKLAVYLDFAAAVERYGRAEANKNNIHNASEADIITWGKAVVKEKYGNLFDMYKQITGEDPYEVPMRIYPAVHYTMGGLWVDYNLMTTVPGLYSLGEANFSDHGANRLGASALMQGLADGYFVIPYTIGAYLASEIRTGKISTDHEAFVKAEAEVKERIDTLLRIQGKTSPELFHRRLGKIMWEKCGMARNAEGLKEAIQEIRQLRRDFWSDVKVMGTANYFNPELDKANRVADFIELGELMCIDALDRNESCGGHFREEYQTEEGEALRDDENYMYVSAWEHKGPENWELHKEELVYENIKIAQRSYK
- a CDS encoding T9SS C-terminal target domain-containing protein, coding for MIRPLSARILLVILMLTLAFSQAFATHFRAGEITARRMSLTSHIYEIKVTGYFDMVSGKDAADRQTSVFFKIGNVQSTGTPVTIEAPRIMPIVDIGNNTTMNTYIATYTFPTTGAYRISMEVDARNDGVLNIGPEPTNRLNFYVSTVLEINATFGLNRTPVLRNAPIDLAAVGQRYIHNPGAFDADGDSIAYRMFTPQQAGANGVGVNLEYQDPNTVTPPGQTETGGSPATFAINRVTGDIIWNAPVTKGYYNVAFVVEEWRDGALIGQIVRDMQIIVDDVRNDRPAVPPLPDICVEAGTLINQRVTATDRNGDRLNLTSASGVYDPTLIKPAVASFTVSGQGSQSSVTGTFVWQTSCEHIRLEPYNVLFKVEDAAPPGYPNPSLFRKLADMTTWNIRVYGPKPTGLKGVAATDPAGTAYRLTWDAYKCQIAGAKIAIYRAEQCTDIPDDVCSPGIPAGSGYQEIGRVDVDETTFLDNNNGDGLRPGVSYSYRIVVLFPRPGASPGEPGYLIGGGESIASPEFCLNLPVVMPVITNVTVDSTSTTKGVITVKWMRPAAAAGLPAQYRLFRATGQNGTAFTQIATINTNLAAGARDTLFVDRNLDTEANAYNYKLEYYTTVNGQLTKFDETKTASSVRLEQDAAQPNQIGLKWSALVPWSNNNRVHRIYREDKARPGTFNRIAEVSVQGPQTFSFVDDGTDQYAADGVVNVSIAKDSTYCYKVETVGSYNNSQIKPAVLYNFSQILCISPSDTIKPCPPVLSLDPLNCDSLQNIPQAFCNTIGFTNHLTWQYPQQAGGRDCDPLVTAYRVYYARYEGDTPTLITTITTPPSPLQTAYDHEGLTSFAGCYYVTAVNKFGTESAPSNTVCRDNCPMYVLPNVFTPNGDAKNDIFQPYECPAFVQSLEFKAFNRWGAEVFSTRDVNINWDGKTNGGKELAAGQYYYELTIYFESSKKQGTETSMKGWVQLLR
- a CDS encoding OmpH family outer membrane protein encodes the protein MNNNTSLIWNVVLSLAVAVLFFLHFSSKSSDSGAAADGAVVEGRRTVYVQVDSLLKNYDFFKDTRKELENKNFQLENELTTKGRSLQNEVAFFQQRAATMTPEQARSTEAQLMKKQQDLMAYRDQSAQALGQEEAKKNEELYKNIRSYIDKYNKENGYEYVLGYSLGGGILFANPSLDVTQKIVEGLNKEYKNAGKPAAADTTKKK
- a CDS encoding Uma2 family endonuclease, with the translated sequence MDTVELRYKPLRLDDEFYEFCRENDQLKIERDSEGTLYIISNSGGTTGILNSIINYWLMHWHLARNLGHVFDSSTAFRLPNTSVRSPDASWVSNEKWEYLTDAEQTKFPPVCPDFVIELLSANDDLHTIQKKIQSEWIENGCSLAWLIDPFTETAYVYRPNADVEAVSGFSQLLSGGNVLEGFEFDLSKLKI